From Bacteroidales bacterium, one genomic window encodes:
- a CDS encoding carboxypeptidase regulatory-like domain-containing protein, producing the protein MKQTIKLFALTVLSLFVSAGLFAQVTTSSMSGKVTEKDGSPVVGATVIATHTPSGSKYYSTTDNSGNYRILNMRIGGPYDVEVSLLGYGSNKTGGAYLKLGENFVRNVVMNVEAVALNEVVVQAKGNNPIMNSDKNGASTNVSSTQLKQLPSISRSILDFTKFTPQANGTSFGGRDNRMNTVTIDGAAFNNNFGLSTSQILPGGNAQPIALDAIEEVSVNLAPFDIRQSQFTGASINAVTKSGTNRFSGSVYSYLRPKKFTGNKVGDYTVANARDSKAETYGVTFGGPIIKDKLFFFVSGEYEKETSPSGAYEPSTDGTSNVSTKTSRTTVSDLKAMHDYLLSQYGYEAGAYQNFPNFKSDNHKILARIDWNINKNNKFTIRYNEVVGTSDQLTNANSAPSPRGSGRSSIYSVSFGNSWYGFKNTVRSITGELDSHWGKFSNQLLGSYTMIEDKRTSDSGVFPFVDIYKGGDQYMSFGYELFTYGNDVKNNTLSVKDNLSINLGDHNLTFGASFDRLYFKNVYIREGTSYYRYNYNNTVDPATGVTYADGMSAFYANATPTAFAVTYGYNGQSTPGVELSFGLGALYAQDEWQVNDKVKVTMGLRAELPFYLNSLDNNPAVNAYGFNKWNNTFRDHYTVGESAEKNYYMNSGKWPKRKLELNPRIGFNWDINGDRSLQLRGGSGFFSGMLPFVWFTNQPGGSGMIQSPEIMITNLSTLAQNKITFNKDYKAMIAAHPTLFPTTPGKIPSGSALCEVSKDFKMPQVWRSDLALDIALPWNMVLTLEEIFSKDINAVMQKNVNLQYPSGYYSGMDDRPYWTNTRINSDLSSAMVLCNTSKGFQNSLTAQLTKNLTRGLSGMIAYTYTVAKDVTNNPGSTASSAWSANSVVSYLNDPELAASGFAVPHRLVGNISYRFEWLKHFATTLSLSYTGESQGRADFCYSNDMNKDGNSSDLMYIPGSKGELAFVTSTYTYTDANKVKYKYTVTDTQMRDAFWTLVEGNSYLKSHKGQYAKRYGYVEPWHNRWDVKVIQDIFTNFGSNRRYTLQVSLDIINAGNLLNKNWGAYKTMGSMSYDRIRPLTFVKAVNGVPTYMLNASAAGANDSAEAIVSRWAGNNTWQKSVSTGSTWGMLFGVRLLF; encoded by the coding sequence TGCACTTAATGAAGTTGTAGTTCAGGCCAAGGGAAATAACCCAATCATGAACTCAGATAAGAACGGTGCTTCTACAAACGTAAGTTCAACACAATTAAAGCAACTTCCTTCCATCAGCAGAAGTATTCTTGATTTTACCAAGTTTACTCCTCAGGCAAATGGAACATCATTTGGAGGCCGCGATAATCGTATGAATACCGTAACAATCGATGGTGCAGCATTTAACAACAATTTTGGATTGAGCACATCTCAAATCCTTCCCGGAGGAAATGCACAGCCAATTGCTTTGGACGCTATTGAGGAGGTATCCGTTAACTTGGCTCCGTTTGATATCAGACAGTCACAGTTCACCGGCGCATCTATCAACGCAGTTACAAAGAGCGGTACTAACAGATTTTCAGGTTCCGTTTACTCTTATTTGAGACCTAAGAAATTCACCGGCAACAAAGTTGGAGATTACACAGTTGCAAATGCACGTGATTCCAAAGCAGAGACTTATGGTGTAACATTCGGAGGCCCAATCATTAAAGACAAATTGTTCTTCTTTGTCAGCGGCGAGTATGAGAAAGAGACTTCTCCTTCAGGCGCTTATGAGCCAAGTACAGATGGTACTTCAAACGTATCAACCAAGACTTCACGTACAACCGTTTCTGATTTGAAGGCTATGCATGATTATCTGCTAAGCCAGTATGGTTATGAGGCAGGTGCATATCAGAACTTCCCTAACTTTAAGAGCGATAACCACAAGATTCTTGCAAGAATCGACTGGAACATCAATAAGAACAACAAGTTCACTATCAGATACAATGAGGTTGTCGGAACATCAGACCAGCTGACAAATGCAAACTCCGCTCCTAGCCCTAGAGGTTCCGGACGTAGTTCCATTTATTCAGTCTCTTTTGGTAATTCCTGGTACGGTTTCAAAAACACTGTAAGAAGTATAACGGGTGAGTTGGACAGCCATTGGGGAAAATTCTCCAATCAGCTGCTTGGTTCATACACAATGATTGAGGATAAGAGAACTTCAGATAGCGGTGTGTTCCCGTTTGTTGATATCTACAAAGGCGGAGACCAATATATGTCATTTGGATATGAGCTATTTACTTATGGAAATGATGTTAAGAACAACACACTTTCTGTAAAAGATAACTTGTCTATCAACCTTGGCGACCACAACCTTACATTTGGCGCCTCTTTCGACAGACTATATTTTAAGAATGTTTACATCAGAGAAGGTACGTCATACTACAGATATAACTACAACAATACAGTAGACCCTGCAACAGGCGTTACTTATGCAGATGGTATGTCTGCTTTCTATGCAAATGCAACTCCAACCGCTTTTGCCGTAACTTACGGATATAATGGACAAAGCACTCCTGGTGTTGAGCTTTCATTCGGCCTAGGCGCATTATATGCTCAGGATGAGTGGCAGGTAAATGACAAAGTTAAGGTTACGATGGGTTTAAGAGCTGAGCTTCCTTTCTATCTGAATAGCTTGGACAACAACCCTGCTGTTAATGCTTACGGCTTTAACAAATGGAACAATACTTTCAGAGATCACTACACTGTTGGAGAATCAGCAGAGAAGAATTACTACATGAACAGCGGCAAGTGGCCAAAGAGAAAACTGGAACTTAACCCAAGAATTGGTTTCAACTGGGATATTAACGGAGACAGAAGTCTTCAGTTAAGAGGTGGTTCAGGTTTCTTTAGTGGCATGCTTCCTTTTGTATGGTTTACAAACCAGCCAGGCGGTTCAGGTATGATTCAGTCTCCTGAGATTATGATTACCAACCTTTCTACGTTGGCTCAGAACAAGATAACCTTTAACAAAGATTACAAGGCTATGATTGCTGCTCATCCAACATTGTTCCCTACAACCCCTGGTAAAATTCCTTCAGGTTCAGCACTTTGCGAGGTTTCAAAAGACTTCAAGATGCCTCAGGTATGGAGAAGTGATTTGGCTTTGGATATAGCTCTTCCTTGGAACATGGTTTTGACTTTGGAGGAAATTTTCTCCAAGGATATCAATGCCGTTATGCAGAAGAATGTGAACTTGCAATATCCTTCAGGATACTATTCCGGAATGGATGACAGACCTTACTGGACAAATACAAGAATCAATTCAGATTTAAGCTCTGCGATGGTTCTTTGCAATACAAGCAAAGGTTTCCAGAATTCACTTACTGCTCAGTTGACTAAGAACTTGACAAGAGGTCTTTCCGGAATGATTGCTTACACTTATACAGTTGCTAAGGACGTTACAAACAACCCTGGTTCTACTGCATCATCAGCATGGAGCGCCAACTCAGTTGTTTCTTATTTGAATGACCCTGAGCTTGCAGCTTCCGGTTTTGCTGTTCCTCACAGATTAGTTGGAAACATCTCCTACAGATTTGAATGGCTTAAACATTTTGCTACAACTCTTTCACTATCCTACACAGGAGAGTCTCAGGGTAGAGCAGACTTCTGCTACTCAAATGATATGAATAAAGATGGCAACTCATCTGATTTGATGTATATCCCTGGAAGTAAGGGCGAGCTTGCATTTGTAACTTCTACTTACACATATACAGATGCTAACAAGGTTAAGTATAAATATACTGTAACTGACACACAGATGAGAGATGCATTCTGGACATTAGTTGAGGGCAACTCTTATTTGAAGAGCCATAAAGGCCAATATGCTAAGAGATATGGTTATGTTGAGCCATGGCACAACAGATGGGATGTTAAGGTTATTCAAGACATCTTCACAAACTTTGGAAGCAACAGAAGATATACTCTACAGGTCAGCTTAGACATCATCAATGCAGGCAACCTTCTTAACAAGAATTGGGGCGCTTACAAGACAATGGGTTCAATGTCTTATGATAGAATCCGTCCTTTAACTTTTGTTAAGGCTGTTAACGGTGTTCCTACTTATATGTTGAATGCATCAGCTGCAGGAGCAAATGATTCTGCAGAGGCAATCGTAAGCAGATGGGCAGGAAACAATACTTGGCAGAAGAGCGTTTCTACAGGCAGTACCTGGGGAATGTTGTTTGGCGTAAGATTGTTGTTCTAA
- a CDS encoding DUF4270 domain-containing protein yields the protein MQFKAFFRYLILPAAASLLTYSCISVDKTIGDNYVPDDYIMQVGTATFHMPLKTRVADSMQALNTSYGYFGAIRTKEFGLANFTCATNFAPVSSGMNLGTGAYVKKIFITMLLSGNSIPDASQEGITQNIHVYRMNKYVDTTDKYNNMIKSSDYIHTQINKGSTVYTGTDSLTIYLDNSLGEDILKATDLQLDSTTQFVKGYKGLYFTCDPPAAGTYGGRLNKWTVSSTYMYMQVNFQPTWKSGLARKDTTITFALGVDYAQNESTYESKAMESDTPQKYIDIEGVGGLKPYVDPVALKDTLDAWAAKQGYDKNRILISGATYYLPYELPTDESRVTSYYPQYLYPCHKVADTTDYYYYPLSDVYSTSNAVGAINRSLYYYEGQMASTIQKIMKADRKDVAAEPLYKLWIMPIVASSSSSYYSSSSSTTYSLDASTYTMGRINGPANANYPYIKIVYAILKDK from the coding sequence ATGCAATTCAAGGCTTTCTTCCGTTATCTGATTTTGCCGGCGGCGGCATCGCTACTCACATATTCCTGCATATCAGTAGATAAAACTATCGGTGACAATTATGTTCCCGATGATTATATAATGCAGGTTGGGACGGCTACTTTCCACATGCCGCTAAAAACCAGAGTTGCAGACAGCATGCAGGCGCTTAATACATCTTATGGTTATTTTGGGGCAATAAGAACAAAAGAATTTGGTCTGGCCAATTTTACATGCGCCACCAATTTTGCACCTGTGTCTTCCGGAATGAACTTAGGAACAGGAGCTTATGTAAAGAAGATTTTTATCACCATGCTTCTTAGCGGAAACTCTATTCCGGATGCAAGCCAGGAGGGCATAACTCAAAACATACATGTTTACAGAATGAACAAATATGTTGATACTACCGACAAGTACAACAACATGATTAAGAGTTCTGATTACATTCATACACAGATAAATAAAGGCAGCACCGTTTATACCGGCACAGATTCCCTGACAATATATCTTGACAATAGTCTTGGAGAAGATATTCTTAAAGCAACTGATTTACAGTTAGATTCTACGACTCAGTTTGTAAAAGGATATAAGGGATTGTATTTTACATGTGATCCTCCTGCTGCAGGAACTTACGGCGGCAGATTGAACAAATGGACTGTTAGTTCTACTTACATGTATATGCAAGTTAATTTCCAGCCAACATGGAAAAGCGGTCTTGCAAGAAAAGATACTACGATAACTTTTGCTTTGGGTGTAGACTATGCTCAGAATGAATCCACCTATGAGTCCAAAGCCATGGAATCTGATACGCCTCAGAAATACATTGATATTGAGGGAGTAGGAGGACTTAAACCTTATGTAGACCCTGTTGCTCTGAAGGACACTTTGGATGCGTGGGCAGCAAAGCAGGGATATGATAAAAATAGAATTTTAATAAGCGGCGCAACTTATTATTTGCCTTATGAGCTCCCGACAGATGAAAGCAGAGTTACAAGCTATTATCCGCAATATCTATATCCTTGTCACAAAGTTGCAGATACAACAGATTACTACTATTATCCTCTTTCAGACGTTTACAGCACAAGCAATGCGGTTGGCGCAATCAACAGATCTCTTTACTATTATGAGGGACAGATGGCCAGCACAATCCAAAAAATAATGAAGGCTGACAGAAAAGATGTTGCCGCAGAGCCTTTGTACAAATTGTGGATTATGCCAATCGTTGCATCTTCCAGCAGCTCTTATTATTCTAGCTCCAGTTCAACAACATACTCCCTGGATGCTTCAACTTACACAATGGGAAGGATAAACGGTCCGGCAAACGCCAACTATCCTTATATCAAAATTGTTTACGCTATCCTCAAGGATAAATAA
- a CDS encoding glycogen/starch synthase → MGEPVKILYVSSEITPYLPEDSISLAGRYMPQAAQEHGMEIRAFMPRYGTINERRNQLHEVIRLSGMNIVVNDLDRPLVIKVASIQQARMQVYFIENEDYFKRKFLYTDERGKFFADNDERAIFFARGMLETVKKLRWQPTIIHCGGWMTHLVPLYLKMSYKTDPIFAKSKIVLSLYDEVFKEKFSSGFVKKALMQGVSPADMDVLGNPNGINLAKLAVKYADGIILGSNNVNKEVLDYVAKRKLPTLPYSEISAGNASYTNKYIKFYDKLLKV, encoded by the coding sequence ATGGGTGAGCCTGTTAAAATCTTATATGTAAGCAGTGAGATTACTCCGTATTTGCCGGAGGATTCCATTTCACTGGCGGGGCGTTATATGCCTCAGGCGGCCCAAGAACACGGCATGGAAATCAGAGCTTTTATGCCAAGATACGGGACAATAAATGAACGCCGCAATCAGCTCCATGAAGTCATCAGGCTTAGCGGAATGAACATTGTCGTCAATGATTTGGACAGACCTCTTGTCATAAAAGTTGCATCTATCCAGCAGGCTCGCATGCAAGTGTATTTCATTGAAAATGAGGATTATTTCAAGAGAAAATTTTTGTACACGGATGAGCGCGGAAAGTTTTTTGCAGACAATGATGAACGTGCAATTTTCTTTGCGCGCGGAATGTTGGAGACTGTAAAAAAATTAAGATGGCAGCCTACAATTATTCACTGCGGCGGATGGATGACTCACCTTGTTCCGCTGTATCTAAAAATGTCTTACAAAACAGATCCTATATTTGCAAAAAGCAAGATTGTTCTCTCTCTTTATGATGAAGTTTTCAAAGAGAAATTCTCCTCCGGTTTTGTGAAAAAGGCGCTGATGCAGGGAGTATCTCCGGCGGACATGGATGTGCTTGGCAATCCTAATGGCATAAATCTTGCTAAATTAGCCGTCAAGTATGCGGACGGAATAATTCTGGGAAGTAATAATGTTAATAAGGAAGTCCTTGATTACGTGGCTAAACGCAAATTGCCAACTCTCCCTTATTCAGAAATAAGTGCCGGAAACGCCTCGTACACAAATAAGTACATTAAGTTTTACGACAAATTATTAAAAGTATAA
- a CDS encoding permease-like cell division protein FtsX, translating into MSRKEKNSIGGRLMRSYVSSVISISLVLFIVGIFAVLAVNAREVSDYFKENIKISTILKEDATQVQAEAFCKNVALLPAVKSTQLITKEEGTKEMKDLLGSDFLDVFESNPIPISIEIQLNSNYFHPDSVKTLKSMLMRDPLVDDVVYQESLIDTINKNMQKIGMVLIVFIALLMFISIVLINNTVRLNVFSKRFSIHTMQLVGATKGFIRRPFIYRAIFQGLISGVVAICALTGVLFLVRREFSSIFSIINLQIMIEVSAGVIILGVIICLICTYFVVNKLVGLSGNELYT; encoded by the coding sequence ATGAGCAGAAAAGAAAAAAATTCCATTGGGGGACGGCTGATGCGTTCATACGTGTCATCCGTAATAAGCATATCGCTGGTGCTTTTTATAGTGGGCATTTTTGCGGTTTTGGCCGTGAATGCGCGTGAGGTTTCTGATTACTTTAAGGAGAACATTAAGATTTCCACCATTCTGAAAGAGGATGCCACGCAGGTTCAGGCGGAGGCTTTTTGTAAAAACGTTGCATTGCTGCCCGCGGTAAAATCCACGCAGCTGATTACAAAAGAGGAGGGAACAAAGGAGATGAAAGATTTGCTGGGAAGCGATTTCCTGGATGTCTTTGAATCCAATCCAATCCCAATTTCAATTGAGATTCAGCTTAACTCAAATTATTTTCATCCCGACAGCGTAAAGACTCTTAAGAGCATGTTGATGCGCGACCCTCTTGTTGATGATGTTGTGTATCAGGAGTCATTGATAGATACCATAAACAAGAATATGCAGAAGATAGGAATGGTTCTGATAGTATTTATTGCGCTGCTGATGTTTATCTCCATAGTCCTGATTAACAATACTGTACGGCTAAATGTTTTCTCAAAAAGATTCTCAATACATACCATGCAGCTTGTTGGAGCAACCAAAGGATTCATCCGACGGCCTTTTATTTACAGGGCTATATTCCAGGGACTTATAAGCGGAGTTGTTGCAATATGCGCACTGACCGGAGTACTGTTTTTAGTTAGAAGAGAATTTTCCAGCATATTTTCTATTATCAATTTGCAGATTATGATAGAAGTTTCAGCCGGAGTTATTATACTTGGAGTTATTATATGTCTTATCTGTACTTACTTTGTTGTCAATAAGTTAGTAGGATTAAGCGGTAATGAATTATACACATAA
- a CDS encoding DUF3098 domain-containing protein, translating to MSQKKIQKNNSAEEQNFAMPKSNIIWILIGLGIMVLGYILMIGGGSKDPDVFSPAIFSFTRLVISPILILGGIVLVIVAIMKRNMKKLTKD from the coding sequence ATGAGTCAGAAAAAAATACAGAAAAATAATTCTGCTGAAGAGCAGAATTTTGCAATGCCCAAGAGCAATATTATTTGGATTCTCATAGGACTTGGAATAATGGTTCTGGGATACATTTTAATGATTGGCGGAGGCAGCAAAGATCCAGATGTTTTTTCTCCCGCAATATTTAGTTTTACAAGACTGGTAATTTCTCCGATACTAATTCTTGGGGGAATTGTTCTTGTAATAGTCGCCATCATGAAGAGAAACATGAAGAAATTAACAAAGGATTAA
- a CDS encoding undecaprenyl-diphosphate phosphatase, with the protein MTWIQGLLLGLVQGLTEFLPVSSSGHLTIFQELFGIGGKTNLAFDVTVHVATVLSTIVVFRRPLGRLIKGFFVRGMNGEKDYVFKILVSLIPVAIIGFTLKDFVEKIFSTDYVASHTGNGLLLVGSMLIVTALLLDCSERITARSMKKTSAIADDKVAAESCGVSKSDSKIASDGCGVSKLDSKIASDGCGVSKSDSKIAAEEESSGVDYCDNSAISYWQAFVVGIAQAIAVLPGLSRSGSTISTGLLCKVKKSSVAQFSFLMVIIPVLGEALLDVYKAVKGAGAAAASAAGSSSAAAMNAAGSSSAGAAGIEFLPLLLGFIAAFFAGWAACKWMVKLVKNVKLTGFAIYCAIVGILCIVLPYLIK; encoded by the coding sequence ATGACTTGGATACAGGGTTTGTTACTTGGTTTGGTACAGGGTCTTACGGAATTTCTGCCCGTAAGCAGCAGCGGACATCTTACAATTTTTCAGGAGCTTTTTGGGATAGGCGGAAAAACAAATCTTGCATTTGACGTTACGGTGCATGTTGCAACAGTTCTAAGTACAATTGTAGTTTTCCGCAGACCACTTGGAAGATTAATAAAAGGTTTTTTTGTCCGCGGCATGAATGGGGAAAAAGATTATGTTTTTAAGATACTTGTTTCACTTATCCCGGTTGCAATAATTGGCTTCACATTAAAAGATTTTGTTGAGAAAATTTTCTCCACAGATTATGTGGCATCCCATACGGGCAACGGATTGCTGCTTGTCGGTAGCATGCTGATAGTCACGGCGTTGCTGCTGGATTGCAGTGAAAGAATAACTGCACGGAGCATGAAAAAAACTTCAGCAATTGCAGATGATAAAGTTGCGGCTGAGAGTTGCGGAGTTTCCAAATCAGACAGTAAAATTGCAAGTGATGGTTGCGGCGTTTCCAAATTAGACAGTAAAATTGCAAGTGATGGTTGCGGCGTTTCCAAATCAGACAGTAAAATTGCAGCTGAGGAAGAGAGTTCCGGAGTTGATTATTGTGATAATTCAGCGATTAGTTATTGGCAGGCATTTGTTGTTGGAATAGCTCAGGCAATTGCTGTTCTTCCTGGCTTATCACGTTCTGGTTCAACAATTTCCACCGGATTGCTTTGCAAGGTTAAGAAATCTTCCGTTGCACAATTTTCTTTTTTGATGGTTATCATTCCGGTGCTCGGAGAGGCGTTATTGGATGTATATAAGGCAGTCAAGGGAGCTGGTGCTGCGGCAGCGAGCGCGGCTGGTTCTTCAAGTGCTGCTGCAATGAATGCTGCTGGTTCTTCAAGTGCAGGTGCTGCAGGAATTGAATTTTTACCTCTTCTGCTGGGATTTATCGCTGCATTTTTTGCAGGATGGGCTGCGTGCAAGTGGATGGTTAAACTTGTTAAGAATGTGAAGCTTACAGGTTTTGCAATTTATTGTGCAATAGTGGGAATTCTTTGTATTGTGCTTCCATATCTGATTAAATAA
- a CDS encoding UDP-2,3-diacylglucosamine diphosphatase, whose product MEEKNLYFFVADVHLGLDFKDPVGREKKFSSFLYNLPAQTKEVFLMGDIFDFWYEYKDVIPNGFTRTLGAIAALVDRGVKVHFFNGNHDIWTYRYFQKELGVVMEKQPAVIEIEGKRFCLGHGDGLWSGDPGYKFLKSIFYNRILQILFSGIHPRWAFLLGHSWSKHNRLTRGQASAEGAQRTINKCIAYSEDFQKKYAAAVKDCSVSSAASQPASATKDKIAAAEERSASGMSQTVGKKIDYFIFGHFHIPAHKQLADGSELFMLGDWIYNPDYVVFDGETGESHSL is encoded by the coding sequence ATGGAGGAGAAAAACTTATATTTTTTTGTGGCGGACGTACACCTGGGGCTTGACTTTAAAGACCCTGTCGGGAGAGAAAAAAAATTCTCTTCCTTCCTCTACAATTTGCCGGCACAGACAAAAGAGGTTTTTCTGATGGGGGACATTTTTGATTTTTGGTATGAGTATAAAGATGTGATTCCCAATGGTTTTACGCGGACGCTTGGTGCGATTGCGGCGCTGGTTGACCGCGGGGTTAAGGTGCATTTTTTTAACGGGAATCATGATATCTGGACTTACAGATATTTTCAAAAAGAGCTTGGGGTTGTGATGGAAAAGCAGCCGGCTGTTATTGAGATTGAGGGGAAGCGTTTTTGCCTGGGACATGGTGATGGTTTGTGGAGCGGCGACCCTGGATATAAATTTTTAAAAAGCATTTTTTATAATCGCATTTTGCAAATTTTGTTTAGCGGAATTCATCCCCGCTGGGCGTTTTTGCTGGGGCATAGCTGGAGCAAACATAATAGACTTACCCGCGGACAGGCTTCTGCCGAGGGCGCGCAAAGGACTATCAATAAGTGCATTGCCTATTCAGAAGATTTCCAGAAAAAATATGCTGCCGCTGTGAAAGATTGCTCTGTGTCATCAGCAGCAAGCCAACCAGCATCTGCAACAAAAGATAAAATTGCTGCCGCGGAAGAGCGGTCTGCATCCGGTATGTCACAAACTGTCGGGAAGAAAATAGATTACTTTATCTTTGGACACTTCCACATCCCTGCACATAAGCAGCTTGCGGATGGCTCTGAGCTTTTCATGCTGGGAGACTGGATTTACAATCCGGATTATGTTGTGTTTGATGGAGAAACGGGAGAATCTCATAGCCTTTAA